The window CAGTAGGGCAAAGCCACCATGTaccttctccctttttctctctgaagcctGAAATAAAGTGTATTGTTAGTTCAACAACATTGAAatgataaaatatattaatttcaagTAATATTTAAGTAACAATGATGCTGGACAACAACTTTCTTTCCAATACACAGTCACTGTCAGGCCtcaggctgcagccagagaaTCCTGtccatcccagcacagcatGTAGCCTTGGTTTAAGGAGAAGTGTGTTTTCCAGGTGTCATGCTTCCTAGTATGTTTAGTCCCTACTTTTTGAAGGTTCTCTATCCACCCATCCTTGAAGGTACAATATTCAATCATCCTTGAAGGTGCAATATCCAGCCTGCTTCTTCTCCTCACCATGGCAGGGTAGCCCTTTCCCTTCAGCTGACTAGGAACCATGAATGGACAAAGAGGAGAGGACTCtactttttgctttcctcatgGCCTTCTTCATATCCACGTTTCTTAAGCTATAGATGAGGGGGTTCAGCATGGGGACAGCCACAGAGTACAGCATGGAGACCACCTTGTCATGCTTCGAGGACTGTTTGGAGCTGGGGCGCAGGTACATGAAGAGGGAGCTGCCATAATACAAAGCAATGGAGATGAAGTGAGAGGCACAGGTGGAGAAAGCTTTGCGTCGACCAGCCACAGTCAGCATCCGCATGACAGTGGAAAGGACCGACAAGtaggagatgaggatgaagactgTGGTGCTCAGTACATTGAACCCCACCACAGCAGAAACCATCACCTCAATGGCATGGGtgtcagagcaggagagggctAGCAGGGGTGGTCCATCACAGAAGAAGTGATTGATCATCTTGGACCGACAGAATGGGAGATGAAATATGGAAACCGTGTGTATGGTAGAGCTGATCACACCAGCTAAGTAGGCACCAGCCAACATCCCAATGCAAAGCCTTTGGGACATGACTGTGGAGTAGAGAAGGGGGTTACAAATGGCCATGTAGCGATCGTAAGCCATAGCAGCCAGCACATAGCACTCAGTGGTGGCACAGGTTGCAAAGGAGAAGAGCTGAGTGGCACACCTAGTGAAGGAAATCACCTTCTTCTCCACTAGAACATTCAGCAAGGCttgagggatgatggtagaggAGTAGCAGACATCCAGGAGAGACAAGTGgctgaggaagaagtacatgggggtgtgtAGGCATGAATCCATTCTGATTAATGCAATCACTCCCAGGTTTCCTATGAAGGTAACCACATAGATGGCAAGGAATAAGACAAAGCACATCACCCGCAGGTCTTCCCTGTTTGTGAAGCCCAGGAGAATAAACTCAGAGGGGGATGTATAGTTATCTTCAACCATAGTGAACCTATAAGCAGTTTGCCTGCTttatggctttaaattgaaatgcTGAATAGGCCCAAATCCCTCAATAATGTTAAGAATGTCAGGTTTTGTCTATCAATCTGTTACACCACTTTAAGTCAATATAaagtgtgtatgtatacatacacacacatacatatacatatacacacacacatacatatacatatatacacacacatacatatacatgtgtCAATATAAGGTAAATTCTCTTTGAGAGAGGAAAATACCAAGTTCCCAAGGCCAGTCTTGGCTAAACACCACAACCACCACCAACACACTTGGAAGCAAGTAGATATTTTAAGGCAAGGATGGAGGGCAACACCAGAATGAGTAAACTGGAGGGTTCCTCATAGTTCCTCTCAAGCCATTGACACATGGAAGTCCTTGAATTCCAGAGTAactgctgggaaaagggaattaTTTCTCATCTTTGGGGTGTTTCCAGTCCAGTGTTAGTACATGAGAAATAAATAGCTGTTCTCTGTGTCCCAGGAGCAGCTCTTTGAGGGCAAATGTGGCTTTCCTTAGGGTAGGATGGTGCAGAGCCAGGATTTCTCGCCTCACTTTGCTTTAGACACGATGCCCAACTTGGAGATAAAAGATACATTCAGGCTTGATCAAAGACAAATTCTCCCTGGGAGAAATCAGCAGCTCCTAAAATCACAGCTTACAACAGGTAAAATAAATCCTCATTGATTTCTCCTGCCTAACATTAATCATCACTTGACAGAGTTACACcagagagcaaagcaggagTGTGCACTGCCTGGTATCTGACAGAGCCATACTGAAGAGTCATCACTATTTGATGACCCATTGCTGAAGGGCTGAGGTCCATCCAGAGCCAGACTCCTCATTTCAGGTGTCCTATGAGTAACGCATATGGTCTCCTGGTGGTATTAATGGGGATTTagagctgcttttcactgcTCACATAGAGATGCCAGAGGCAAAGCAGCTCCTGAGACATCACCACAGAGCTGGGAGATGTGACCCAAGTAATGAAAATCAAACTGGTTGGGTCTGGGGCTCAATCCTCCCCCTGAAGCAGCATCACCTGCCCAGACACACACATCTGCCATTGGAGAACTGACTTGAAGCTCACAATTAACAAAGACTCACCCTCACTTTTTCTTGCTTGGCAAACCAACTGCTTGGTATGAAGAGATCCAAAGTGCAGATATGAAACCTGGATGTTTATAAGGCTGCAGCTTGTGCTATACACAACAGCTTCCCCCCAGCAATCACATCTCCCTGCAGCTTGAACACACTCACTGGAATGGggataaattaaactaaaaacaCATACCTTGCTGCATTCATTTAGATATTATCCATGCAGGTTGTGGGTCCACACTCTGCTGAAGACTTAACTGAATATTTACCCCTGTATTCCTGGAGAAAGGACCTCCATTTGTGGCTTTCCTAGTCCAATTTGATAAGATCTTGCTTTTTGGCCAAGCTTTCAACAAAGGACTCATCAAGCAGACTTGTTGCTAGTGTGATCCAAGGTGTAACTCTTGACATTATGGATAGGAGAACGTCCAGCTGCTGTTGAGACCCTACAGCCAAGCAAAACCTTGCAGCACAACCTGCTGGTTAGGTAGCAGTTAGCTTGTtctcatagaaccatagaatcccagactggtttgtgttggaagggaccttaaagctcctccagctccaaccccttccactggagcagctgctccaagcccctgtgtccagcctggccttgagcactgccagggatggggcagccacagcttctctgggcaccctgtgccagtgcctcagcaccctcccagggaacagcttctgcctaagagctcagctcagtctcccctctgccagTCCTAAGCCATCATAGTGGATGCTATCCTCAGGTCTCAGTATAGGAACAAGGGGAAGGTGCCAGCTCTATAGAGCTATAACACAGTTTGGCTAGCTGCTCTTTCAAGAGTCTTACAGCACAAACTGTCTAATGAATGAAGAAAAGGGTCgtttaaaatgtaaagcaaaagaGCCCCATGCTCACACCACCAGCATCACTCTGGTTCCTCAAGGTGATGGTTTCTGCTGCcctgaaataaagcagaggGGATAAGGTTTGCTACAGATCCTGGGGATCCTGTAGATGCCACAGGACAAAGCAGGGGTTTCATATCAgggatttcttcctctttgctctcagatccagtTGAAATGAGTTTAAATactcacagcttctccaggctccAGCCAGAAGGGTAATGCTGCTCTGTCTTCTCCCATGCAGCAGCTACCCGTCCTTCCAGAGCCTTGTCCATGTGGTATTCACAGAGCCAGGGATAAAACAAGCCAGGGAATTACACATTAACCACCAGGGAGCTGTCAGACCAGGCAAGGCTCAGCCCAAAGGGCTCCCAAGAGCCAGGTCAGGATACACCCAACAGGGTTTAAGATTAATGGCACCAGAAGGTGTTATCTGAACAATACCAGCCCTAAATTGTTGCCTTAAAGGGTTTTATACAGCCTTCAAATATCCCCACAGGTGGTTTAGTACATATTAGTATGTAGTGTGTTGTATCCATATTCAAAACCAAGATTACCCCTTGGGAAGCACTCTTAGAAGCATTCAACCCTCAGCAGAGGACAAATCCAGCTCTCCTTTATCTCAGTTTATGCTTCTATTtagaatgaaaacataaaaccacaacttccttttcattttgatgcagTTGCCTTTACTTTTCAATCAGAAATGCTTCCTTTGCTGTGCTCCCAAAGATgagaggaggctgcagggccTTCCAGGATAGGACAAAAGTCACCTCTTTGCTCCCAGAAAGCCCTAGTAGGGAATGACCCTGGTTATTCCTGCCTAGCACTTGATGTTCCGTAACAAAAGGTGAGGTTCCTACCCCATACAGGTTACCAGGATGGATCCACCAGTAACCCAGGGACTTGGTTACTGTATAGGCATCCTCACCTGTTTAATTCAGCATCAGAGAGCACCTAAATAATCCCAGCTGCTCACCTGGGATTGTTTAGGTGGTGATGGGTGTGATTTACATACATCAACAACAAGGAATTAAATCCTTCACCTACATGGGATAGAAGTTGAGACCTTACCTGTTTTGAGATCTgatgtgttttcatttgctttcattgtaAAATCTGGGATGGTTTTGTCAGGACTAAAGATGTGCAATGGGGACACTTGCTGAGAGGGATCTGGGGATCCATAGGAAACAACTGATGAGAAGGGAGTCATTTAAATACCAGGAATTAACACTTCAAATTGTGTCTGGATAGCCCAGACTGTTTAATAGAAAAATCATTTATAAGGCAGAGTGAATttgatgtcctcaacatcagaATGAcatggaacaagtccagaggaggccacgaggatgctcaggggctggagcagctcctgtatggagccagactgggaacactggggctgttcagcctggagaagagaagctgtgtggagacctcagagcagtttacagtgtctgaaggggatacaaggatgctggagagggactgttcattagggactgtagtgataggacaaggggtgatgggttcagactgaaacaggggaagttcaggtttgatgtaaagcagaagctgttccctgggagggtgctgaggcgctggcacagggtgcccagagaagctgtggctgccccatccctggcagtgctcaaggccaggctggacacaggggcttgggtgacatggtctggtgtgtggtgtccctgaccatggcagggggttggaacctaggtcctttccaacccaaaccactctatgattctacaataaCCTACATCTCATACAACCCGAAGCCTCAGCCAAGAATTGCTTTAGGAAAAGTGGGGTTTAAAGCATCCTTTCTAAATGTGAGGGGACTGTGAAGCTGTTAAACCATCTGACATTGCTTTAACAGGGTCAGAAAATAAACTATCTACATAGGATCAGCCAATTGTAGAGGCAACATGATGGCCTTAGTTTATTTAGCTATTATTGCTCAGTTTCCTGGGCAAGAACAAGCCACTTGGCTATCCAAAGCTTCCCAGCATGTAAGAAAAAGAAGGTTTTGCCTTAAATAAAAAGGAGTGGATATTCCCAACAATGTCCAATAGATGGTGGTGATGTATAAGAAATCCTGATCCATGATTTTCTAGCCACTTACTGCAAATCTTCTACCTTTTGATACCTAAAGGGACTCCTATGACCATTTTGCACCTCTCGGAGGTGACCACAGAGAGCAATGGTAccaagaaggaacaaaaatcaCATAGGAAAAGGAATGGATTTTGTTCAGAAGTGGATGAAATGCAGCTTCTGAAGGGGAAATGGGCATCTAAAGAGCAGGCATATGTGGACACAGTCATGTCCTGCTGGTAACAGTAAGAGTCAGCTTCAGGCTGGTAACTTGAAGAGTAAGAATAAAGAATAAGAGTAAAGAATAAGAATAAAgtataaataaagaataaaagataAAGTCTAAATAAGGAATAAAGGATAAAGAATAAAGtacaaataaagaataaagacTTATTTCTTAGTGCTGGCCAGGGTCACATCCCCGTTTGGGTTATTTCCCCTGTATTAAAGAGTGTTTTTCCCACTGGTGATGCCACAGCTCAAGTGACCACAGGTGGAAAATCTCCATCCAGGACTCAGCCAACCCTTCTCCTTCCTATCAGCCCATCAGCTCCAAATCCCCTCCCGGAGGAGCTTGTTAACACAGTTGGATCAGGAACATCTCTCACCTTTGAGTGATGAGCTGCTAAAGAAATAGGGAAGTTTTGGGTGTGTGGGGAAACCCTGTGGTGACTGTTCCCCCTGGTGGCATTGCGGTTTTATAGCAACCAGGATATGGGGGAGCTGCAATTTGTGCCAGGAATTACTTCTTGCATAGGGAATAAAGacttttggttgggtttttccaTTACCTTCAGTTTTCCTGTTGGTGTTTGTGTGTTTCcatgtttgctttgggtttctttAATCCCCATTGCCTCAAACCAAAGCGCAACTCTCCTGCGGCAAACCCTACTGATGACAttcttgcctttgtttttaACAAACCACAGTGGGGATAAACTAGAAAACTCATTAGAGCCTCGCTTAAAGGCTTTGAGAAAGGCACAActtgaggaggaaaaatgaaagggaaagaggtGGCAAAGCCCAATTTGACTGTGATTGAACTCAGCAGCCTGGTTCCCAACACAGACCTGGTGAAGAATTCATATTTCACTCACTTGGCTCATGCACGATATCCCATTGCTCCATATCTGCATTAAAACATCAGATTGG of the Melopsittacus undulatus isolate bMelUnd1 chromosome 4, bMelUnd1.mat.Z, whole genome shotgun sequence genome contains:
- the LOC117436080 gene encoding olfactory receptor 5AU1-like, giving the protein MYFFLSHLSLLDVCYSSTIIPQALLNVLVEKKVISFTRCATQLFSFATCATTECYVLAAMAYDRYMAICNPLLYSTVMSQRLCIGMLAGAYLAGVISSTIHTVSIFHLPFCRSKMINHFFCDGPPLLALSCSDTHAIEVMVSAVVGFNVLSTTVFILISYLSVLSTVMRMLTVAGRRKAFSTCASHFISIALYYGSSLFMYLRPSSKQSSKHDKVVSMLYSVAVPMLNPLIYSLRNVDMKKAMRKAKSRVLSSLSIHGS